Proteins from one Triticum aestivum cultivar Chinese Spring chromosome 7A, IWGSC CS RefSeq v2.1, whole genome shotgun sequence genomic window:
- the LOC123148818 gene encoding uncharacterized protein isoform X1 — protein sequence MEERGGGRESRRRWRGQGAVQLPDDDTRSEEDEVLFEDLFGHAFDGVKVLLEDSFVSASDSKSPKNNLKCRSFSVSTLCSPSRFLPEKFGGNSHGFHYIGNLADATIMNVELCCEKQFNKLDLGPPNFDSICGIILAQKVKCWQIRCLTKAPQAAGAIHTDFERGFMCTEDMVLDLSDISKGSIKCIHFTVLKLQRKAMNQIEDLKARNIAILCLDDGFEEVLLSFKSVIAQMRQNSYDYGKRVDLSKRYGPGCKVYTAGGAGAFHVIIQHCKASLRMSFSARDMYSRAWRNELGTFVMAPDVTGWLYITNEDHQTLSFTSSYTYGGLGGDDVKDTWIGVDALRHAFHVIRKSDGRHTDLLRQAIKIVSIHLSESARLQSVFEVVCKSMTDDT from the exons ATGGAGGAGCGCGGAGGTGGCCGTGAATCTAGGAGGAGGTGGCGGGGACAGGGCGCCGTACAACTGCCCGACGATGATACGCGATCCGAAGAGGATGAG GTGCTATTTGAGGATCTCTTTGGTCATGCGTTTGATGGAGTGAAGGTGCTACTTGAGGATTCTTTTGTTTCCGCATCTGATAGCAAGAGCCCCAAGAATAATCTGAAGTGTAGATCATTTAGTGTTTCTACTCTTTGCTCACCTTCAAG GTTTCTACCTGAGAAGTTTGGAGGCAACTCacatggatttcattacattggTAACCTTGCTGATGCTACAATTATGAATGTTGAACTTTGTTGTGAGAAGCAATTCAATAAGTTGGACCTAGGGCCTCCCAATTTTGACAGCATCTGTGGAATTATACTGGCACAAAAG GTGAAGTGCTGGCAGATCAGGTGTCTAACTAAAGCCCCGCAAGCTGCTGGTGCAATTCACACTGATTTTGAAAGAGGCTTCATGTGTACTGAG GATATGGTGTTGGATCTTTCGGATATTAGCAAGGGGAGCATCAAATGCATTCACTTTACCGTTCTGAAGTTACAA AGGAAGGCAATGAATCAAATTGAAGATTTGAAGGCAAGGAACATAGCCATTCTGTGTTTGGATGATGGTTTTGAAGAAGTCTTATTAAGCTTCAAAAGTGTAATAGCGCAAATGCGCCAGAATTCTTATGATTATGGCAAGCGAGTTGATCTCTCCAAGCGTTATGGACCTGGCTGCAAGGTGTAcacagcaggaggagctggggcaTTCCATGTGATAATTCAGCATTGCAAAGCGTCATTGCGCATGTCTTTTTCAGCAAGAGACATGTATTCCAGAGCTTGGAGAAATGAGTTGGGAACATTTGTCATGGCACCAGATGTCACAGGGTGGTTATACATAACAAATGAAGACCATCAAACTCTTTCGTTCACAAGCAGTTATACCTATGGCGGTCTTGGTGGAGACGACGTCAAGGACACGTGGATTGGCGTTGATGCACTCCGTCACGCATTTCATGTGATACGCAAGTCAGATGGAAGGCACACAGACCTTCTTAGACAAGCTATCAAGATTGTCAGCATTCACTTGTCAGAATCAGCCCGCCTCCAGTCAGTTTTTGAAGTAGTTTGCAAGTCCATGACTGATGATACGTGA
- the LOC123148818 gene encoding uncharacterized protein isoform X2, producing the protein MEERGGGRESRRRWRGQGAVQLPDDDTRSEEDEVLFEDLFGHAFDGVKVLLEDSFVSASDSKSPKNNLKCRSFSVSTLCSPSRFLPEKFGGNSHGFHYIGNLADATIMNVELCCEKQFNKLDLGPPNFDSICGIILAQKVKCWQIRCLTKAPQAAGAIHTDFERGFMCTEDMVLDLSDISKGSIKCIHFTVLKLQVHDPLISILMYQRKLLNKMFSSRHVLSQLQYLDFFHQGSRGRQ; encoded by the exons ATGGAGGAGCGCGGAGGTGGCCGTGAATCTAGGAGGAGGTGGCGGGGACAGGGCGCCGTACAACTGCCCGACGATGATACGCGATCCGAAGAGGATGAG GTGCTATTTGAGGATCTCTTTGGTCATGCGTTTGATGGAGTGAAGGTGCTACTTGAGGATTCTTTTGTTTCCGCATCTGATAGCAAGAGCCCCAAGAATAATCTGAAGTGTAGATCATTTAGTGTTTCTACTCTTTGCTCACCTTCAAG GTTTCTACCTGAGAAGTTTGGAGGCAACTCacatggatttcattacattggTAACCTTGCTGATGCTACAATTATGAATGTTGAACTTTGTTGTGAGAAGCAATTCAATAAGTTGGACCTAGGGCCTCCCAATTTTGACAGCATCTGTGGAATTATACTGGCACAAAAG GTGAAGTGCTGGCAGATCAGGTGTCTAACTAAAGCCCCGCAAGCTGCTGGTGCAATTCACACTGATTTTGAAAGAGGCTTCATGTGTACTGAG GATATGGTGTTGGATCTTTCGGATATTAGCAAGGGGAGCATCAAATGCATTCACTTTACCGTTCTGAAGTTACAA GTTCATGATCCTTTGATATCCATTCTAATGTATCAGAGAAAACTGCTGAACAAGATGTTCTCTTCACGCCATGTCTTATCTCAGTTGCAATATTTAGATTTTTTTCATCAAGGAAGCAG AGGAAGGCAATGA
- the LOC123148818 gene encoding uncharacterized protein isoform X3 → MEERGGGRESRRRWRGQGAVQLPDDDTRSEEDEVLFEDLFGHAFDGVKVLLEDSFVSASDSKSPKNNLKCRSFSVSTLCSPSRFLPEKFGGNSHGFHYIGNLADATIMNVELCCEKQFNKLDLGPPNFDSICGIILAQKVKCWQIRCLTKAPQAAGAIHTDFERGFMCTEVHDPLISILMYQRKLLNKMFSSRHVLSQLQYLDFFHQGSRGRQ, encoded by the exons ATGGAGGAGCGCGGAGGTGGCCGTGAATCTAGGAGGAGGTGGCGGGGACAGGGCGCCGTACAACTGCCCGACGATGATACGCGATCCGAAGAGGATGAG GTGCTATTTGAGGATCTCTTTGGTCATGCGTTTGATGGAGTGAAGGTGCTACTTGAGGATTCTTTTGTTTCCGCATCTGATAGCAAGAGCCCCAAGAATAATCTGAAGTGTAGATCATTTAGTGTTTCTACTCTTTGCTCACCTTCAAG GTTTCTACCTGAGAAGTTTGGAGGCAACTCacatggatttcattacattggTAACCTTGCTGATGCTACAATTATGAATGTTGAACTTTGTTGTGAGAAGCAATTCAATAAGTTGGACCTAGGGCCTCCCAATTTTGACAGCATCTGTGGAATTATACTGGCACAAAAG GTGAAGTGCTGGCAGATCAGGTGTCTAACTAAAGCCCCGCAAGCTGCTGGTGCAATTCACACTGATTTTGAAAGAGGCTTCATGTGTACTGAG GTTCATGATCCTTTGATATCCATTCTAATGTATCAGAGAAAACTGCTGAACAAGATGTTCTCTTCACGCCATGTCTTATCTCAGTTGCAATATTTAGATTTTTTTCATCAAGGAAGCAG AGGAAGGCAATGA